A stretch of the Lolium perenne isolate Kyuss_39 chromosome 3, Kyuss_2.0, whole genome shotgun sequence genome encodes the following:
- the LOC127338464 gene encoding F-box protein PP2-B11-like → METDASEIERLPDELLAAVISLTSPTDACRAAAVSRAFLAAADSDAVWSRFLPRVLPVFAQGELPCAPPSKKALFQRLTDEPALLPCKLVSMRLDRATGAKCYTLSARALHISWGDNPNYWAWINLGCDEIKTNKSFKEAAKLRGIWWLEIRGKIHSMLLSQNSAYAAYMVFKLADDRYKKSYFPFQEASISVGGSESTRQTCLQGYMKVGDDEVHRECLLVANDIVLPRKRADGWMEVELGEFYNEEGDGEVSTSLMETKGGVWKDGLVVWGIEIRAKQ, encoded by the exons ATGGAGACGGACGCCTCCGAGATTGAGCGCCTGCCGGATGAGCTCCTCGCGGCAGTGATCTCCCTCACGTCGCCTACCGACGCCTGCCGCGCGGCCGCCGTCTCTCGGGCCTTCCTCGCTGCCGCCGACTCCGACGCCGTCTGGTCCCGCTTCCTGCCCCGGGTCCTCCCGGTATTCGCCCAAGGGGAGCTTCCCTGCGCGCCGCCCTCCAAGAAGGCGCTCTTCCAACGCCTCACCGACGAACCGGCCCTCCTCCCATGCAAACTGGTG AGCATGCGTCTAGACAGGGCTACGGGCGCCAAGTGCTACACGCTCTCAGCAAGAGCCCTGCATATTTCGTGGGGCGACAATCCGAACTACTGGGCATGGATCAACCTCGGTTGTGATGAGATCAAAACAAACAAAAG CTTCAAGGAAGCAGCTAAACTCCGGGGGATTTGGTGGCTGGAAATCCGTGGCAAGATTCACAGCATGCTCCTGTCCCAAAACTCAGCATATGCTGCTTACATGGTGTTCAAGCTAGCAGACGACAGATACAAGAAGTCATATTTCCCGTTTCAGGAGGCATCGATAAGCGTTGGAGGGAGCGAATCAACACGGCAAACTTGCCTCCAAGGATACATGAAGGTTGGGGATGACGAAGTGCATCGTGAATGCCTATTGGTAGCAA ATGACATTGTGCTCCCTCGGAAAAGGGCCGACGGCTGGATGGAGGTGGAGCTAGGCGAGTTTTACAATGAGGAAGGTGACGGCGAGGTGTCCACCAGCCTAATGGAGACGAAAGGAGGAGTTTGGAAGGATGGTCTTGTTGTGTGGGGCATCGAAATTAGAGCTAAGCAATGA